In Chaetodon trifascialis isolate fChaTrf1 chromosome 2, fChaTrf1.hap1, whole genome shotgun sequence, one DNA window encodes the following:
- the krt98 gene encoding keratin 98, producing the protein MSFSSRSYGQKTLSVYGGAGGRGTRISSSQMGYASAPGGFNLSDGLDLHVGANEKATMQNLNDRLSSYLEKVRTLEKENDRLDKQIRDWYQTRTVICHDYTHYFAIIDDLKDKIRIASRLNAKTILDIDNAKLAADDFKMKYENELAMRMAVEGDIAGLKKVLDEMNLARMDLESQYEGLKEEIIMLKRNHEEDLALLRSQMGGQVNVAVDAPPSTDLNQVMSDIREHYESAICKNRKDLEAWYQNKVAAVEQDVITQSESLLTTRTEIKDLKSTLQRLQIELQSHLSMKASLEGTLAETQARYSAQLASLQNMVTSLETQLSQLHANIASNKQEYDILLDLKTRLEMEIAEYRRLLDGEDDSSKQVVTKVITLVQTVVDGRVVESSKTVDVDVDQIES; encoded by the exons ATGTCTTTCAGCAGCAGATCCTATGGTCAGAAGACCCTGAGTGTCTACGGCGGGGCAGGCGGCCGTGGCACACGCATCTCCTCATCTCAGATGGGCTACGCATCGGCCCCCGGAGGCTTCAACCTGTCCGATGGCCTGGACCTCCATGTTGGGGCCAATGAGAAGGCCACCATGCAGAACCTGAATGACCGTCTGTCCTCCTACCTGGAGAAGGTGCGCACCCTGGAGAAGGAGAATGACCGCCTGGACAAGCAGATCAGAGACTGGTACCAGACCAGAACTGTCATCTGCCACGACTACACCCACTACTTTGCCATCATCGATGACCTAAAGGACAAG attCGTATTGCCTCCAGGCTCAATGCCAAGACCATCCTGGACATTGACAATGCAAAACTGGCTGCCgatgattttaaaatgaa GTATGAGAACGAGCTGGCCATGAGGATGGCTGTGGAGGGAGACATCGCCGGACTGAAGAAGGTGCTGGACGAGATGAACCTGGCCAGAATGGATCTGGAGAGTCAGTACGAGGGCCTGAAGGAAGAGATCATCATGCTCAAGAGGAATCACGAAGAG GACTTGGCACTGCTGAGGAGTCAGATGGGCGGCCAGGTCAATGTGGCCGTGGATGCCCCTCCCTCTACAGACCTGAACCAGGTTATGTCAGATATCAGGGAACACTACGAGAGCGCAATCTGCAAGAACCGCAAAGACCTTGAGGCGTGGTACCAGAACAAG GTCGCTGCAGTCGAGCAGGATGTGATCACACAGTCAGAGAGTCTGTTGACGACCCGCACAGAGATTAAGGACCTGAAGAGCACCCTCCAGAGGCTTCAGATTGAACTGCAGTCCCATTTGAGCATG AAAGCATCTTTGGAGGGCACCCTAGCAGAAACTCAGGCACGCTACTCTGCTCAGCTGGCAAGCCTACAGAACATGGTCACAAGCCTGGAGACTCAGCTGTCCCAGCTCCACGCCAACATCGCCAGCAACAAGCAGGAATACGACATACTGCTGGACCTCAAGACCCGCCTGGAGATGGAGATCGCAGAGTACAGGAGGTTGCTGGATGGGGAGGATGACAG tTCAAAACAAG TGGTCACAAAGGTCATCACACTGGTGCAGACAGTTGTGGATGGAAGGGTGGTCGAGAGCAGCAAGACTGTTGACGTGGACGTGGATCAGATTGAGTCATAA
- the krt94 gene encoding keratin 94, which yields MFYSQSTISGPSMITRQSRSYTSSAAPHKAHSVSAFGVRGAPRISSSSIRTVSSGFGGGMGFSSGGFDLSSAVDQSNVHLNEKATMQNLNDRLASYLEKVRSLEAANAKLETQIREYYEQKGPAAERDYSNYWAIINDLKDKIAAATIGNANILLQIDNSKLAADDFKTKYDHELMMRQSVEADIANLRRLLDQTTLTKADLEMQIEGLQDELAYLKKNHAEELAAMRAQLTGTVNVEVDAAPQQDLNKVLEDIRAQYESITEKHRRDQESWFNEKSAVLTKEVASSTESIQTSKTEISDLRRTLQGLEIELQSQLSMKGALENTLAETEARYSAMLAGFQNTINMLEAELANVRSSIEQQGQDYRMLLDIKTRLEQEIATYRSLLETEESRTLSTGGSKTTVTTTTVRTSS from the exons ATGTTTTACAGCCAGAGCACCATCAGTGGTCCCAGCATGATCACCAGGCAGAGCCGTAGCTACACATCAAGTGCTGCTCCGCACAAGGCTCACAGTGTGTCAGCATTCGGTGTAAGAGGAGCCCCCCgtatctcctcttcctccatccgCACCGTCTCCTCCGGGTTTGGAGGTGGCATGGGGTTCAGCAGCGGTGGGTTCGATTTGTCCAGTGCTGTGGACCAGAGCAACGTGCACCTGAACGAGAAGGCCACCATGCAAAACCTGAATGACCGCCTGGCATCCTACCTGGAAAAGGTCCGCTCTCTGGAGGCAGCCAACGCCAAGCTGGAGACTCAGATCAGAGAGTACTACGAGCAGAAGggccctgcagcagagagagactaCAGCAACTACTGGGCCATTATCAATGACCTGAAGGACAAG ATCGCTGCCGCCACCATTGGCAATGCCAACATCCTCCTTCAGATCGACAACTCTAAACTGGCTGCCGATGACTTCAAAACCAA ATATGATCACGAGCTGATGATGCGCCAGTCAGTTGAGGCTGACATCGCCAACCTGCGCCGGCTGCTGGACCAGACCACTCTGACTAAGGCTGACCTGGAGATGCAGATCGAGGGCCTGCAGGATGAGCTGGCTTACCTCAAGAAGAATCATGCAGAG GAGCTGGCAGCAATGCGCGCTCAGCTTACTGGCACAGTCAACGTGGAGGTAGATGCCGCACCCCAGCAAGACCTCAACAAAGTCCTGGAGGACATCCGCGCCCAGTACGAATCCATCACTGAAAAACATCGTCGCGACCAAGAATCCTGGTTCAATGAGAAG TCGGCAGTTTTGACCAAGGAGGTGGCCAGCAGCACAGAGTCAATCCAGACATCCAAGACAGAGATCAGTGACCTGCGGCGCACACTGCAGGGCCTGGAGATAGAGCTGCAGTCTCAGCTCAGCATg AAAGGGGCTCTGGAGAACACACTGGCAGAAACTGAGGCTCGATACAGCGCCATGCTCGCCGGCTTCCAGAACACGATCAACATGCTTGAGGCAGAACTCGCCAACGTGCGCTCAAGCATCGAGCAGCAGGGCCAGGACTACAGGATGCTGCTGGACATCAAGACCAGGCTAGAGCAGGAGATCGCAACCTACAGGAGCCTGCTGGAGACAGAGGAGTCCAG AACCCTTAGTACAG GGGGCTCAAAGACCACAGTCACAACCACCACTGTGCGCACTTCCAGCTAG
- the LOC139339254 gene encoding stromal membrane-associated protein 1-like — protein sequence MTTRSEREKAQKLNEQHQAILSKMLREEDNKYCADCEAKGPRWASWNLGVFICIRCAGIHRNLGVHISRVKSVNLDQWTSEQIQSIQDMGNTKARQLYEANLPESFRRPQTDQAVEFFIRDKYEKKKYYSKNVTNGNSPKDGKKEREPDRVSKVSSYTKSEESRPLPKISPAKASEPSVNLLGLDAPAAASTNNGSTSTSQNNNDLDIFGPMVSNPLPASTSAAQFSQVSSSNVASTPTQAPAAPAAAGGVSSGSGQGDLDLFSDSSSTTKTDDMAKKPLSKDSILSLYGTNSMSQQAPAAGMFMGPSQMQFPVQATAGYQAFPGMGTAMPPTTVMGAMMAQSGAAMMGPSPGMMVGMTMPNGFMGNAPATGVMGMAPRMMGPQAGAMPAGMMPAQGMYAIQPGQQAPWNMGQVNQQMSGLTLNGAGGQMAFGQPPSAMGGWAATGSGQTLSTQLWK from the exons ATGACGACCCGTTCGGAGAGGGAGAAGGCCCAGAAACTGAACGAGCAGCACCAGGCCATCCTGTCCAAAAtgctgagagaggaagacaacaaGTACTGCGCCGACTGCGAGGCGAAAG GTCCAAGATGGGCGTCCTGGAATCTGGGAGTATTTATCTGCATCCGGTGTGCTGGCATCCACAGGAACCTGGGAGTACACATATCCAGAGTTAAATCAGTCAACCTGGACCAATGGACCTCGGAACAAATCCAG AGTATACAGGATATGGGTAACACCAAGGCCAGGCAGCTTTATGAGGCCAACCTTCCAGAAAGCTTCAGAAGACCTCAAACAGACCA AGCTGTGGAATTCTTCATCAGGGATAAATATGAGAAGAAGAAATACTACAGCAAGAATGTGACCAATGGGAACAGT cccAAAGATGGTAAGAAGGAGAGGGAGCCAGACAGAGTGAGCAAGGTGTCATCCTACACGAAG AGTGAAGAGTCGAGGCCACTTCCCAAAATCAGCCCTGCTAAGGCTTCAGAACCCTCTGTGAACCTGCTAGGCCTCG ACGCACCGGCAGCTGCATCAACTAACAATGGTAGCACGAGCACAAGCCAGAACAACAACGACCTGGATATATTTGGCCCCATGGTGTCCAACCCCCTCCCTGCGTCCACATCCGCAGCTCAGTTTTCTCAG gtgAGCTCCAGTAACGTGGCCAGTACTCCCAcacaagctccagcagctccagcagcagcaggaggagtcAGCTCAGGGTCAGGACAGGGAGACCTGGACTTGTTCAGTGACAGCAGTAGCACCACTAAAACTGACGACATGGCCAAGAAGCCCCTGTCCAAGGACTCCATCCTGTCCCTGTATGGAACCAACAGCATGTCCCAACAGGCCCCCGCTG ctGGCATGTTCATGGGCCCCTCCCAGATGCAGTTTCCTGTCCAGGCCACTGCTGGTTATCAGGCCTTCCCTGGCATGGGCACGGCCATGCCGCCTACAACCGTCATGGGTGCCATGATGGCTCAGAGCGGGGCAGCCATGATGGGGCCCAGTCCGGGTATGATGGTTGGGATGACAATGCCTAATGGTTTCATGGGGAACGCCCCAGCCACCGGCGTGATGGGCATGGCGCCAAGGATGATGGGACCGCAGGCCGGTGCGATGCCTGCGGGCATGATGCCTGCTCAGGGCATGTACGCCATCCAGCCCGGGCAACAGGCTCCATGGAACATGGGTCAG GTGAATCAGCAGATGTCAGGGTTGACTCTGAACGGTGCAGGTGGCCAGATGGCCTTCGGGCAGCCTCCATCAGCTATGGGTGGGTGGGCCGCCACTGGATCTGGCCAGACTCTGAGCACGCAGCTATGGAAGTGA
- the cenpk gene encoding centromere protein K, giving the protein MAEVKLGCQEAAELSEAARSELFDLCEDQFAQLEKLQNEIILCEPDFCENPQEQSVNRLMATEAELKQWLTVEPKLLAANSEVLLQAGKEEMLKLCSELEMIVSCYEAKRDKLRETKKLEQKWLEEKTQALMAASDHVERLKMEKEKLSEHSVLQDTKEKIHKMKVYGERLMESLGDILENHIPLPQDKSSTNNNKKKKNVTQELDEDLISLNEILELLMNKVLNTPHDPYVTIDSTFWPPYIEMLLRYGIAVRHQENNFKIRLETFY; this is encoded by the exons atg GCTGAGGTGAAGCTCGGTTGTCAGGAGGCAGCGGAGCTGTCAGAGGCCGCTCGGAGCGAGCTGTTCGACCTGTGTGAGGACCAGTTTGCTCAGCTGGAAAAG ctccAGAATGAGATTATACTGTGTGAACCAGATTTCTGTGAGAATCCGCAAGAGCAG TCAGTAAACCGGCTGATGGCAACAgaagctgagctgaagcagTGGCTGACAGTGGAGCCAAAAT TACTGGCAGCAAATTCAGAAGTTTTGCTTCAAGCTGGAAAAGAGGAG ATGTTGAAGCTATGCTCTGAACTTGAGATGATTGTTTCCTGCTATGAAGCAAAGAGAGACAAACTGAGAGAAACCAAAAAACT tgagCAGAAGTGGCTGGAAGAGAAGACACAGGCGCTGATGGCTGCCAGTGATCATGTTGAACGGCTTAAAATGGAAAAGGAGAAATTATCAGAGCACAG tGTATTGCAGGACACCAAGGAGAAAATCCATAAAATGAAGGTCTATGGGGAAAGGTTGATGGAATCTCTCGGGGACATACTGGAGAACCACATCCCTCTCCCACAGGATAAATccagcacaaacaacaacaagaagaagaag aaCGTGACCCAGGAGTTAGATGAAGACTTGATTTCACTTAATGAAATTCTTGAG CTTCTTATGAACAAGGTCTTGAACACACCACACGACCCCTATGTGACGATAGACAGCACATTCTGGCCACCGTACATAGAAATGCTGCTCCGCTATGGTATTGCAGTGAGGCACCAAGAGAATAACTTCAAGATTCGCCTGGAAACCTTTTATTGA